AGGTTTTAGGGTCTTTGACGATACACTCCTTGAGGTACATTTCGGAAAGTGGATAGAGAAGATTTTCTTTTAAATGGCGATCACAAGTCGCCAGCCATAGCAAAAGACTCTGTGTTTGTTCAGAAGGCAGGTCTTCATTGAGACGTTTATAAATTATACCAGAGAGCCTAAGATAGACGACAGCTTGTCGGTCTAGATCTTCGGTCGCAAAGGCTTGAGCCCTGTCGTAAAGGCATTTTGCTTCTATGAAATCTGACTGATTCTTGCAGTATTCCTGATTTTTCCAGGCCTGGAATTCGCCAATCCAGGCTTCGATTGATTTTCTGAGCGGTGGTGGAAGCTTTCGGTTTTTCAAAATCTTAGTGAAGTCTTCTACGCCCTGCTCAGGATCTTGCCTGTTCCGCGCGACTATGGCGAGATTTCTATTCAAAGCAGATTCAAGCTGTTCATGGTTGGTATTCTTGGGGTAACTTACAATCACTTCTGCAAATAAGTTGTAAGCTCCTTTGAATTCGCGCGTGAGGTAAAGCCACTCGGCTTTCTCAAATTTGCTATCAAATGATTCCGATTTTTCTTGCGTTGACAAAGACGACTGCCAGTTCATCTGAACATGGCAGGTCATGCAGATACCGTAAGTACTCTTCGCCATCCATCGAGCATATTCTTTGTTGCCCCCCTCAAAGGCTTGCGCAGTTCCTACAAGGTGCTCTTGCAAAACTTCTCTAGAGGCACGAAATCCGGGCAATTTCAGCATGTGCTGATCGAGGGAACTTTTCGACACATCAGCCATGTGCCGAAGAGCCGTCTGAATGGGGACTTGATTTGCTTTAGCATCGAATCGTTTTTGACTAGAAAGATAAGGTTCGAGCTTCTTTAAGTCAGTGTAGAACTCGCGCATAACTCCTGTAACGGAGGATTGATTCTCTGCTGGCTTTTCTTGAGAAGCTTTTTTGCCTGAAGAGCACGAAACTAAAAGAAAACTAGCTAAAAAAACCAGCGAAAACTTTGATCTCATGGAAGGTCCTCCGAAGTTTGTCCTTGGATGTCAAATTCTGCGACTAGGGCCGCATGATCTGAAAGTCTATTCCATGGGCGGCCACTAATCACCTTCTGATTTAAAAGGTCGAGCCCTCGAAAGTAGATCCTGTCAAGTTTTAATAGGGGCATTGCTGATGGAAACGATCTGGCATGACGTCTTGTCGTAGACCAAAAGATTTCAGAAAGTTTGTTGTTTTGCGAAAAAAGAGGCGTGAGTTTTTGGTTCCAATCGTTGAAGTCGCCTGCGAATAGGATTTTTTCTTTGGCATTAGTGTTTTCAGAAAGCCATTTTGACATCCATTTCGCCTGTGACCACCTGCCTGCTTCCAAAAGATCGAAATGAGTGCAGCACAATAAAATATTTTGACCTTTCTCTTCAATGTTAAGCCGACACGTGAGTAGGCCGCGTTTCTCTAGTTTGTTTGTGGAAATGTCATAATTGATAACGTCCTCAAGTGCAAACCGACTGAGGATTGCATTTCCGTGATGGCCGCGCGAGTGAACAGAGTTCTTTCCATAGGCGTGATGGTCCCAAATCTCATGTGCTAAGTATTCGAGCTGAGTGCTTGGGTTCGGTAGAGCCGATTCATCATGAAAATCATGTAGCATACCTCCCACTTCTTGCAGGAACACGAGATCTGCCTCTAACTGGCGTATGCCCGCCCTCAGTTCCTCGAGTATTTTGGTTCCCCGCCAATTGTAACCTTTATGAATGTTATAGGATAGAACTCGAAGTCTCATTATTTTGCTTGAGAGCGGTCTATCCAAAGAATTCCGTTTGATGTTTCAAGAAGCGATAAGGCAACGCTGCCAATGAGTCTTGATTCAAACTTTCCGGACTCAGATCCCAGTGCAACCATAACGCCCTTTTTCTTTGACAAAGAAGTCAGTTCATCAATCAAGGAAACGTCAGAACCTTTTAATGTAAGCTTTGCTGGCACCTTGCTTTGCCTAGCAAGGTTAAGGAAGTCCGCCCCATTTTTTTGTGCATTTTTTCTTTCTGCAGTCGACATAGGAGTTGATGTGATCCAGCCGCCGCCAATGATATAAACGCCAGACTGGATAAGCGCGCTCATATTCGAAACAATCTTATGGTAGACAATGACCTTTGCACTGAAATGTTTGGCGTATCGCAAAACATGAGCAAACGCTTTTCGGCTAGAAGTTGAAAAATCAGTGGCGAACACAATGGTTTTTAAAGCAGAAAGATCTAATCTGTCGCTAGGAACTACAAGCAGGGGCGTTTTGCTTTTAAAAAGCAAGCTTTGAGTGAAGCTTCCAGCGCCGCGACCTTCGTAGTCTGGGGAAGTCTTGAGTGTCACGATACATTGTGCTCGCTGAGAGCGCGCGAAGCGGGAAAGCAAGAGAGCCGCCTGATCTTGCCCTGGCTTCGTGGAGCGAAGAATCTTAAGAGGACGAACTCCACCTTGTTCAAATTTTTTAAGGAGATTTCTTGATTCTTCTAATACAGCCAGTTCCAGCTTTTGTGAGAAGGCTACAGAGAAAGTTTGTTCAATCTGGAATATATCAGGCGACATGACAAAAACGGGTTGGACGATTACTCCTCGTTCAGCGAAAAACAGGCTCAACGACTTGAGTAATCTTTTGTTGTACTTCAGAAATTTAGGCTGAGGGTCAATGGCCCAAAGAATCTTTTTGAGAGTTTGATCTGATTTCATAGGCCATTCACTCTTTCTATTTAAGTAGTTTTTTAAGTCTCCTAATATCATTTACCATATCTGGTAGGCGGCTCAATGCTGATAAAATACGGAGATGCTTTTGAAGACTTTGCAGTGGATATCCTGCGTAGGCACCAGCTTCTTGTACGTCTTTTGAGACTCCGGCCATACCCCCCAGTTGGACGCGGTCAGCCACATGGACATGATCCGATACGGAAGCTCTGCCGGCTGCAAGGACGTACTTTCCGAGCGTGGAGGAGCCTGCCATCATGAATCCTGCCGTCAAAACAGAGCCTTCACCAACGCTGCAGTTGTGAGCAATGTGGATCAGATTGTCTAGCTTCGCGCCCTTACCAATAACCGTTGCCCCAAAGGTGGCTCGGTCAATCGTACAGTTGGCGCCAATTTCCACTTCATCTTCAATTATTACGTAGCCTCTTTGGGGAATCGAGTGATGTCGACCGGAGCTATCAGTTGTGAGCCCAAAACCTCGAGATCCTATGGTAGTATTTGGTCCAATCTCACAAAAACTGCCAACTCTTGTTCCAAACTGAATAATGGCTCCTGAATGGATCACTGTGTTATCACCGACGCAAACTCCGTCTTCGAGAACAACATTGGCTCCGATGACGGCGTGCTTTCCAACTTTAACATGCTTTCCTAGGGTCGCATTCGGTCCAACAAAAGCTGTGGGATCAACAAGGCAGTCAACACCGATCACAGCAGAAGGGTCCGTCTGCCTGGGCCATTGGCTCCAAGGTTCGGTGGTAAAAAAACGCTCAATAATCTTCGCGGCTGTCAGTGTTGGATTTGCACAGACGACAATCGCTATGTTTTTGTCTTCTACGAGAGGGTGTGCCGCTTGAGCCAATTTATCGTTTACCAAAAGGGCCGCGGGCGCCTTTAGCTGAAGCTGCGAAAGCATTTTAGGCTGCGCGGCATAACTGATGGTGAAAGGGCGCTGCTCTTCGATGGGTGTAACGTCTTCAACCAAAAAGTCAGGGATTCTCTTAAACGGGGTGGCGTCGGGGGTGGATTCTAAAATGACGCTAAACGGTATTTGAATCATTTGTGCCGGTACATAATAAGACCATGTGTGGGGTCATACGGAGACAAACCGACTGTCACTTTATCCCCCACCACGACTCGAATATTGAATCGACGCATTTTGCCGCAGAGCTTCGCTGAGACTTCTACGCCGTTGTCTAGTTTCACTTTATAGAGGCCGCCCGCCCCCGCATCGACCACTTTTCCATCAATTTGTGCTAAATCGTCTCTCGCCATAATCTAATGATTTGCCTTTGCTTCAAAATAGTTTACTTAACTCGCCATAAAAGAGAGTGCAGCATTTATATCTCTTGAGATAAATAAATGACATGATTCATCGTGACAAGGGGAACTTGAAACGGGGTAGGTATGGGGCTGAATTGGATAAGTTTTTTTAACGAGCAGTGTCCGGGCATACCTGAGAGCGCTGTCAAAGCAGTTCTGGGGCTGGTTCAAGACGGGGCCACCGTGCCGTTTATTGCCAGATACAGAAAAGAAAAAACGGGCAACTTGGATGAAGTTCAGGTCCAGGCGGTCATCGACCTGCATGCTACCTTTGAAGAGGTCATCAAGAGACAGGCCTACATTTTAAAAGAGATTGAGTCCCAGGGTAATCTCAACGAAAATCTTAAAAAGTTGATTTTAGAAACGAAATCCCTCGGCGAGCTCGAAGAGATTTATCGCCCCTACAAAAAGAAAAAGAAAACCAAAGCAACACTTGCTCGAGAAGCGGGCATCGAACCCTTTGCCGATTGGCTTTTGTCCATCTGCCGGGCGGAGCAAACTGACTCTCTGTCGGTAGACATTAAGGCGAGGGAGTTTACAAACGCAGCCAAGGGATTCTTGACTTACGACATGGTTATCAAAGGGGCACAAGATATCGTTGGCGAAAAAGTATCAATTGATCCTGAGTTGAGAGCTTGGTTACTTGCCGATGTACTTGAGTACGGAAAAATTCAAAGCCGCGCCGGAAAGAAGTACAAAGCGAACTCAAAATTCGAAATGTATCAGGAGTTTGAAGAACCCATCAAAAAACTGTTCGAAGAAAAAGCATCTCACCGGTATTTGGCCATGAGGCGAGGTTGGCAAGAAAGTGAACTCACAGTCACCATTTTACTTCGCGATGAAGAAGGGGTGGAAGCAAAATTTCAGAATTGGGCGTCACCTGCGCCGGCAGCCAGTGATTCGGCAATTTGTCAGATGTGTAAAGGGCTAGTAAGAGAGGCTGCTAAAAGTGCCTTTCAGCTGAGCGTTTTGCCCTCAGTTACAAATGAAGTTCACAGGAGATTAAAAGATCAAGCTGACGAACACGCGATACGTGTGTTTTCGGAAAACGTTCGAAAGCTATTGCTGGCTAGTCCGTTCGGCCCACGCTGCGTCTTGGGAGTGGATCCAGGTGTTCGAACAGGAGCAAAAGTGGCCCTTGTCGATAAGGGTGGTAACTATTTGTCTCATACGGTGATGCATTTTTTAGGAGAGCAAGTTGAAGGCACCAAGAAAATGCTCGGAGAACTGTTTGCCACCATCCCGGTTGACGCAATCGGAGTCGGTAATGGAACCGCTGGGCGCGAGACCGAAGCAGCGGTACGAAAGATCGTCCAAGAACTTGGGCTCACTATTCCAGTTGTTTTGGTTAACGAAAGTGGCGCAAGTATTTATTCGGCATCCGAAGTTGCGCGTGAAGAGTTTCCGAATCTTGACCTGACAGTTAGAGGGGCTATTTCGATTGCTCGCAGGTTGCAGGACCCACTGGCGGAACTTGTTAAAATTGATCCCAAAAGTATTGGAGTCGGTCAGTATCAGCACGATGTCTCTCAGCCCAGGCTTAAGAAATCTTTGGATTTTATTGTTCAATCGTGCGTGAACCACGTTGGTGTTAATCTCAATACAGCTTCTAGCTATTTGCTTCAGTATGTATCAGGAATTGGGCCGCAACTTGCGCAGCAAATTGTTGGACATAGAAAAGAAAAGGGTCTCTTTAAATCACGCGATGAACTTTTGAGTGTGCCGAAGTTTTCCTCGAAAGCGTTTGAGCAGGGGGCAGGTTTCTTGCGAGTGCTCGAGTCAGATAACGTGCTCGATAGAACCGGAATTCACCCAGAAAGATATGGTGCGGTGAGAGATATGGCTCAAACCTTGGGTCTTACGCTGTCACAGCTTGCTAGTCTCGACGGCATCTCAAAATTAAAAGAAGAGAAAGCGAAATTTGCGCCACTCATTGGAGAGTTCACTTTTGTTGATATTGTGTCAGAGCTTGAAAAACCGGGGCGTGATCCACGTGATCCTTATAAGGTTTTCACTTTTCGAGAAGACATTCACGAACTTAAAGACCTTAAAGAAGGAATGCTTTGTCCGGGCATTGTAACTAATGTGACTAACTTTGGTGCTTTTGTGGATATCGGAGTCCACCAGGACGGCTTGGCTCATATCTCGGAGCTGACTCACAAATTTGTAGACGATCCCAAGTTGGTGGTTAGTCCCGGTGATCAAGTTCAAGTGAAAGTGCTAAAGGTCGACCTCGATAAAAAACAAATCGCTCTTACGATGAAGCTCACGGATCCGCCTGCAAGATCTCCTGGTCAAACCAGATCGCCACACAATCGTGCCGGGGGTTCTGAAAGTAGAGAGACCCGCCCAAGGCGTAGACCTGAGAACTCAGAGGCGCCTCAAAGAAGTGGTGATGGCGACAGTCGCTCTGCCAATCGCCCTGCTCGGCGAGATCGAAATGGGGAGTCGGGTGGCGATGCTCGGCGCTTTTCGGGTAGAAGCGGCAGCGAACGCCCACAAGGCCGAAGGGGCGATGCACCCAAAGAAGGTTCAACGCAAAAAGGTGGCGGAGCAAAATTTCGAGATGAAAAAGGTAGATCCGGCGATCGTCAAAAAAACTTTGGCGGCAAAGATGGCTCGAAAGCACAACCAAGACGTGAAGGTGGCAAACCGTTCAACAATTCTTTTGCTGACCTAGCCAGTTTGCTAAAGAGGAATTGATCACTAGCTAGAAAAAAAGCTGACAGTGTAATTTAGAGGAAGCGGGAATTAGGCCAGAGAAGACTTGGACCTTGCTCAAGTCCAAGCCCTCTTGGCCCATGTGACCAAATCTACAAATGGACGGATGATTCGCCCATCCATTCAGAGTAATGGTAGACATCGCTGTGATACTTGCAGTCGTCGCAAAAGCGCTGGAAGCGATTTCGCGCAGCGAATTCTCGGTTGCAGATATTGCAACTTCTCCTAGGACGGTCTCCTACTTTAACGCGAGCTGAAAATTTGCTTTTGTTTTTCATGTTCCTGTCCTTTCAACAAGTCCAAATCCCCATAATGTGTAACGGGTTGCTCAAGAGTTTACGACTTTTTGAACACTAAGTCCAACGAGCTACCCCGCCATGTATGCGCAAGTTTTTCGCACCTATTGCACTTTATACCCACTCTGGTACTGAATTGCACCATTTTTTGTTTACATATGGGCTTCAGCTGGCCGCCATTTGGCTAATGGAGTTTAAGAACTATTGAACAGGTAAGGTTTTTATTTGAAACGCGTAGTGTCGTAAAATTTACAACTAATGGCTGGCGTAAAATTCAATAATTTTTATTGTGAGAAATTCACACTTTAGAAGTCTAAGAAGGTCTCTTTCGACGCTGCCCAGGGAAGGGCAGAAGTTGGAGCCCACAAGACTACTCCTTTTGAGCTAGAATGTGTTCTGCCATTTCGACGAACCCATCACCACTTTCCTTGCCGGTAAGAAATTTGGGTAAATGGGTGATGTTGTCCATTGCTGCTACAATGTTTTGCACGCCCACACTGAGATCAAATAGACGGAACAAGGGTTCATCGTTGGGTGAGTCTCCAATGAAGACGCAGCTCTGATCTCTGATGACATCGGGTGCGTATTTTTTGAGATAAGTAACGACCATCGAGCTTTTGTCAAAGTCGCCAAACCACGCATTAACATGGATAGAGCTAATCTTGGCATTTGCACCAAACTTCTCGAACTTCGAGGCAATGAGCCGGACCTCCGGCATAGGTAAGGGTGGAGCAATATCCTCGGTAAAATCGACAGAAACGTCTGATATTCTAAAGTCCTGATCGCTAGAAAGCTGCGCTCGCGAATGCTCCTTAAGGAGTGACTCGGTGAATTCGAGGAGGCGTTTTTGACCACTTCGTATTTCGTTGTAGGGTTCGGCGTAGGTCCGTTCCATTATCCTGTTTCTGTAAGAATAAATAAGAGCGCCGTTTTCACCGATGACACCTTCGACGGGCCAAAAACGAGCGATCATTTCGCACCACCCAGCCGGTCGTCCAGTTACCGGAACGACTCTTATTCCCTGGTCTTGGAGCTTCCACATGGCCTCATAGGAGGTTGCAAGGAGCTTCCCGTGAGTTGTTAGGGTGTCGTCAATGTCGGTGAATACATACTGGATATCAGGCACTTGCAGCTTTGACAGGGGGTTCATTGTTGGGGAGTTAGGGTTCACGTTGCCTCCTCGGGTTGTCTCCTTGACCTTTGCATTAACTTTTTTGATTTCGCCTTGCGTATGAGAAAAAAACCATTCATTTTTACTTTCAAGTCAACTTGGGTGGGCGCAGCAATGGCAAAATCGGCATCTGGACGAAAGTTGGTGATCGTCGAATCACCGACCAAGGCCAAGACAATCAGAAAATTTTTACCCAAAGATTTCGTCGTGGACTCATGCATGGGACACATTCGCGATCTTCCGCAATCTGCAAAAGACATTCCTGAAAAGTACAAAAAATTGCCATGGGCAAAAATAGGAGTCGATGTAGAGCATGAGTTTGCTCCGCTCTACTGTATTCCGAAGAACAAAACAAAAATCGTCAGTCAGCTGCGCGAGTTAGCGAAAGATGCTTCTGAGATTTACCTTGCGACGGACGAAGACCGCGAAGGGGAAAGTATCAGTTGGCATCTATTAGAAGTGCTCAAGCCCAAAGTGCCCGTGCGCCGAATGGTTTTTCACGAAATCACTAAAGATGCGATTTTTAAGGCGCTCAGCAATACGCGCCAGATTGATGAAGATTTGGTGAGAGCTCAAGAAGCTCGAAGAATCTTAGATCGACTAGTGGGTTACACTCTCTCACCTCTACTTTGGAAGAAAGTCGCCTACGGATTATCTGCTGGCCGAGTTCAATCGGTTGCGGTCAGACTACTTTGTGAACGAGAGATGGATCGTATCAAGTTTGTAAAATCAGGGTATGCGACTCTTTCTTCGAAGTGCAGCTGGCAGGGTGCGGCCTTTGAATCAAGACTCGTTGAGACGGGTAGCAAGAAAGTAGCTCTGGGGCGAGATTTTGACGGTTCGAATGGACAGCTTCAGAAAGAGCGCGAGCAGACTCACGTGGTCCTAAGTTTGGCGGATTGCTCGCGAATTGAAAAAGAGCTGGGGAGCGGACCCTTAAAAGTTACCGACAAAGAAGAGAAGCCGGTTTCACGAAAGCCATCTCCTCCGTTCATCACATCAACACTGCAGCAGGAGGCGAGTAGAAAGTTTGGTTGGGCGGCGAGAGAAACAATGAGGGCGGCCCAATCTCTTTATGAGCAGGGCTTTATCACTTACATGAGAACCGACTCTACTAACCTTTCTGAGCAAGCGATTAAAGCGTCGCGCGATCAAATATTGGCGCTTTATGGCAAAGAGTATTTGCCATCGGAGCCGAGATTGTATGGCGGCAAAAAAGTGAAAGGCGCTCAAGAAGCTCACGAAGCGATCCGGCCCGCTGGAGCCCAATTTGTGAAGCCCGATGATGCCGGGCTGTCGGGTGATTTGTTCAAGCTCTACGATTTGATTTGGAAGAGAACTATCTCTTCTCAAATGGAGAACGCGCGGCAAAAGCAAGTGCAAGTGAAGATGAACTTTCAGAATCATGTCTTTCAGGCGAATGGCATGACGATAGAGTTTCCGGGCTTTTTGCGGGCCTATGTCGAGGGGCTCGACGATCCGGAGCAGGCGCTTGAAGATCGTGAAGTTTTGTTACCTGCAATGAAAGTTGGCGATTCTCTAAAAATAGAATCCATTCAGTCACAAGACCACGAAACGAAACCACCCGCCCGTTTCACAGAAGCAACCTTGATACAAACTTTAGAAAAAGAGGGTATTGGACGGCCTTCAACTTATGCGCCAACTATGAGCACCATCCTTGACAGGGGGTATGCGCAAAAAGTGGGAAGCGCGCTGGCTCCGACGTTTACTGGCCTTGTGGTAAATCAACTTTTGCAAAGTCACTTTCCGCAATATGTGGATCCCGGGTTTACATCTTCGATGGAAGGGGCGCTCGATTCGATTGCTTCTGGCGAGAAGGACTGGATCGACTATTTGAAGACGATTTACTTAGGTAAGACGGGACTTCAAGAAGAAGTGAAGCGCAAAGAAAAAGTGATCGATCCTTCAGAGGCTCGCGAGATTCGGCTTTCTCCGCTAAAGAACTATGCTTTTCGTGTGGGTCGTTATGGCGCTTATGTGTGTCGGCAGCAAGACGAAGGTGAGGTTTGCGCTTCAATACCAGACTCCCAACTACCAGCAGACATCACAGCAGATGACATCAACAAGTTGATTGAGATTAAGCAAAATGGCGCCGACGCTCTCGGTAGAGATCCCGAAACTAATATGCCCGTTTATGCACTGACGGGTCGTTATGGTCCTTATGTGCAGCTCGGAGATTTGACAGAGGAAAATTCGAAACCAAAGAGAATGTCGATACCGCCGCCTATGTCTGCCGAAAATATCTCGGTAGAGCAGGCTCTCAAACTTTTGAGTTTGCCTAAAGTTTTAGGAACCCATCCGGCAAGCGGTGAAGAAGTAAAGATCGGTTTAGGGAGATTTGGCCCTTACGTTCAAATGAACTCCGATTTTCGTAGTATTCCAAAAGATAAAGATTTGTTTTCGATTTCTCTTGCTGAAGCGGTGGATCTTTTGAATCAGCCAAAGAAGGGACGCCGAGGAGGAGCCAAAAAGGTTCTGAAAGAAATTGGAATACATCCGTCAATTCAAGAAAAAATTGAATTGTTAGACGGTCGATATGGCCCCTATCTAAGTGTGAGTAGTCTCAATGCATCGGTTCCTAAAGATGAAAAATTAGAAGAAATCGATCTTACTCGAGCTGTCGCGATTCTTGCCCCTAAGTTAGAGGAAGCTGGAGGCCCAGAGGCCCTTCAAGCAAAAGCAGCAAAAGCGAAGAAGGTGAAGCCAGTAAAGAAAGTTGCAAAGAAAGCTGCTAGCCCCTCCGTCAAGTCAGTTGAAGGTGTCATAAAAGCTAGGCGCAGCTCCGTAGTGGGCATGAAGTCCGGTGGCGGCGAGATGGCCTCAGCTTCAAAAGAGCTGAGCAAGCCCGCGGTGAAGCTGCGAAAACGAACATAGGCTTGATTTTGAAGCGATCCTAAGGCAGTTTGACGCTATGCAAGCGGAACCGCTAACGGCTCAACTGCAGTTTCAACTCGAACGAGAGTTCCAGCCAGATCGAAACTTTGTAAAAGGTGGGCGAAGTTTTTATTTTTTTGATCTCGATGACAATGTCATCTTTCTTGCGACCTCCATTTATCTTTTCCACAAGAAGACAGGTAGCGAAGTAGCAGTTACCACCCAGGAGTACGCTGCTATCTCAAAAGATGTATCTGAAAGAGGACCGTGGAAAGATTATGAATTGCGTCTCGACTCAGAAGTCGGCAGTTTTCGAAGGTTTCGAGACCTTGGGTTTACAAAAGAAACCTTTAGCGAGTCAGATGTCAAAAATCTCAATGGCCTCGCAGAAGAACACTTTATCGTAGATCTTGCTCACGCGATGGGACTCCCCGACTTTCATTGGAAGGGGCCCTCGTGGAATTGTTTTTATCACGCTACATTCAACGCTAGGCCTGTATCATTGATTACAGCCCGTGGGCATCACCCTGAAGTTCTGAAAGCGGGATTTAGAGAAATGGTAAATCGAAGACATCTTCATCGAGAACCGAATTACGTTGATATCTTTCCGGTGAATCATCCAAGCACGCGCAATATGTTAGGTGATCCAGAGAAAAAGTGGTCAGTCGCGCGTCTTAAGCAAGAAGCCATTTACAAGTCGGTTGAGACAGCTATTGAGCGATTCGGCAATAATCCGCACCACAGATTTGGTATGTCTGATGACTCGCCAGAAAATCTCGAACTCATTACAGAGTCCATGCGCGAATTAAAACGTCGCTATCCTCTGATGAGCTTTTTCGTCATAGACACACACCAAGAGCGATTTATTAAACGGGAAGTCTTTGCCGGCGGCAGCAAGAAGAACTCTCAAGTGCGCCCAGAGTCATCTTTGCAACTAGACTTAGCTCTAGAGCCGAATCGGGAGCTATGCTCCATCGCTGCGAGCTCTTCGGTTGAGACTTAAAAGAATTAGCCTCTGGTCCTAAAATGGACCCAAAGAAAAATCTTCGTAAAACTTTCCTAATAGAAAACTGAAAATATAGTTATTATATTCAGACGAAGTGAGGAAAAAA
This portion of the Bdellovibrionales bacterium CG10_big_fil_rev_8_21_14_0_10_45_34 genome encodes:
- a CDS encoding translation initiation factor IF-1, with amino-acid sequence MARDDLAQIDGKVVDAGAGGLYKVKLDNGVEVSAKLCGKMRRFNIRVVVGDKVTVGLSPYDPTHGLIMYRHK
- a CDS encoding HAD family hydrolase encodes the protein MNPLSKLQVPDIQYVFTDIDDTLTTHGKLLATSYEAMWKLQDQGIRVVPVTGRPAGWCEMIARFWPVEGVIGENGALIYSYRNRIMERTYAEPYNEIRSGQKRLLEFTESLLKEHSRAQLSSDQDFRISDVSVDFTEDIAPPLPMPEVRLIASKFEKFGANAKISSIHVNAWFGDFDKSSMVVTYLKKYAPDVIRDQSCVFIGDSPNDEPLFRLFDLSVGVQNIVAAMDNITHLPKFLTGKESGDGFVEMAEHILAQKE
- the lpxD gene encoding UDP-3-O-(3-hydroxymyristoyl)glucosamine N-acyltransferase; protein product: MIQIPFSVILESTPDATPFKRIPDFLVEDVTPIEEQRPFTISYAAQPKMLSQLQLKAPAALLVNDKLAQAAHPLVEDKNIAIVVCANPTLTAAKIIERFFTTEPWSQWPRQTDPSAVIGVDCLVDPTAFVGPNATLGKHVKVGKHAVIGANVVLEDGVCVGDNTVIHSGAIIQFGTRVGSFCEIGPNTTIGSRGFGLTTDSSGRHHSIPQRGYVIIEDEVEIGANCTIDRATFGATVIGKGAKLDNLIHIAHNCSVGEGSVLTAGFMMAGSSTLGKYVLAAGRASVSDHVHVADRVQLGGMAGVSKDVQEAGAYAGYPLQSLQKHLRILSALSRLPDMVNDIRRLKKLLK
- a CDS encoding RNA-binding transcriptional accessory protein, which gives rise to MGLNWISFFNEQCPGIPESAVKAVLGLVQDGATVPFIARYRKEKTGNLDEVQVQAVIDLHATFEEVIKRQAYILKEIESQGNLNENLKKLILETKSLGELEEIYRPYKKKKKTKATLAREAGIEPFADWLLSICRAEQTDSLSVDIKAREFTNAAKGFLTYDMVIKGAQDIVGEKVSIDPELRAWLLADVLEYGKIQSRAGKKYKANSKFEMYQEFEEPIKKLFEEKASHRYLAMRRGWQESELTVTILLRDEEGVEAKFQNWASPAPAASDSAICQMCKGLVREAAKSAFQLSVLPSVTNEVHRRLKDQADEHAIRVFSENVRKLLLASPFGPRCVLGVDPGVRTGAKVALVDKGGNYLSHTVMHFLGEQVEGTKKMLGELFATIPVDAIGVGNGTAGRETEAAVRKIVQELGLTIPVVLVNESGASIYSASEVAREEFPNLDLTVRGAISIARRLQDPLAELVKIDPKSIGVGQYQHDVSQPRLKKSLDFIVQSCVNHVGVNLNTASSYLLQYVSGIGPQLAQQIVGHRKEKGLFKSRDELLSVPKFSSKAFEQGAGFLRVLESDNVLDRTGIHPERYGAVRDMAQTLGLTLSQLASLDGISKLKEEKAKFAPLIGEFTFVDIVSELEKPGRDPRDPYKVFTFREDIHELKDLKEGMLCPGIVTNVTNFGAFVDIGVHQDGLAHISELTHKFVDDPKLVVSPGDQVQVKVLKVDLDKKQIALTMKLTDPPARSPGQTRSPHNRAGGSESRETRPRRRPENSEAPQRSGDGDSRSANRPARRDRNGESGGDARRFSGRSGSERPQGRRGDAPKEGSTQKGGGAKFRDEKGRSGDRQKNFGGKDGSKAQPRREGGKPFNNSFADLASLLKRN
- the topA gene encoding type I DNA topoisomerase — translated: MAKSASGRKLVIVESPTKAKTIRKFLPKDFVVDSCMGHIRDLPQSAKDIPEKYKKLPWAKIGVDVEHEFAPLYCIPKNKTKIVSQLRELAKDASEIYLATDEDREGESISWHLLEVLKPKVPVRRMVFHEITKDAIFKALSNTRQIDEDLVRAQEARRILDRLVGYTLSPLLWKKVAYGLSAGRVQSVAVRLLCEREMDRIKFVKSGYATLSSKCSWQGAAFESRLVETGSKKVALGRDFDGSNGQLQKEREQTHVVLSLADCSRIEKELGSGPLKVTDKEEKPVSRKPSPPFITSTLQQEASRKFGWAARETMRAAQSLYEQGFITYMRTDSTNLSEQAIKASRDQILALYGKEYLPSEPRLYGGKKVKGAQEAHEAIRPAGAQFVKPDDAGLSGDLFKLYDLIWKRTISSQMENARQKQVQVKMNFQNHVFQANGMTIEFPGFLRAYVEGLDDPEQALEDREVLLPAMKVGDSLKIESIQSQDHETKPPARFTEATLIQTLEKEGIGRPSTYAPTMSTILDRGYAQKVGSALAPTFTGLVVNQLLQSHFPQYVDPGFTSSMEGALDSIASGEKDWIDYLKTIYLGKTGLQEEVKRKEKVIDPSEAREIRLSPLKNYAFRVGRYGAYVCRQQDEGEVCASIPDSQLPADITADDINKLIEIKQNGADALGRDPETNMPVYALTGRYGPYVQLGDLTEENSKPKRMSIPPPMSAENISVEQALKLLSLPKVLGTHPASGEEVKIGLGRFGPYVQMNSDFRSIPKDKDLFSISLAEAVDLLNQPKKGRRGGAKKVLKEIGIHPSIQEKIELLDGRYGPYLSVSSLNASVPKDEKLEEIDLTRAVAILAPKLEEAGGPEALQAKAAKAKKVKPVKKVAKKAASPSVKSVEGVIKARRSSVVGMKSGGGEMASASKELSKPAVKLRKRT